The following DNA comes from Mycobacteriales bacterium.
GGCGCGTCCGGACAGCCGTTGTGCCGCCCGGATCGCCACCCGGTGCGCCAGGGCGAGGCTCTCGATGATCGTCCGCACGACCGCCGCCGGCCGGTCCGGCACCGGCTGGCCGGTGCGCCGACAGGCCGCGGCGATCCGCGCCGGCATGTCGCCGGGTGCGAGGAACGCCGGGTTGTCGGGGTCGACGACCGCGCGCAGTGCGGGTTCGGCCGCCGCCGCGGCGAGGAGCTCCGCCACGTCGGTCTGCTGCCCGGCTCCCCGCCAGGTCCGCTGGCTCTCCTGCAGCAGCCAGAGGCCCATGACGTTGCGCAGATAGCGCACCGTGCCGTCGATCCCCCGCTCGTTGGTGAAGTTCGCCGCCCTGCTGTCGGCCGACAGCACCGGCTTGTCCAGTTCGACACCGACCAATGACCAGGTGCCGCAGGAGATGTAGCCGAACCGCTCGTTGCGCGCGGGCACGGCGACCACGGCGGAGGCCGTGTCGTGCGAACCGACCGCGGTCACCGGTACGGCGAGTCCGGTCTCGTCGGCGGCGCTCCCGCCGATCACGCCTACCCGGTCGCCGGGCCGGCGCAGCGGCGGGAAGATCCCGGCCGGCAGGTCCAGCCGGCCGATCAGGTCGTCGGACCAGGTCTCCCGGTGCAGGTCGAAGAGCTGGGTGGTCGAGGCGTTGGTGACCTCCGCGCCGATCTCGCCGGTCAGCCAATAGCCGATCAGGTCCGGGATCAGCAGCAGCGTGTCGGCCGCGGCGAGCTGCGCCGATCCCCGCGCCGCGGCCAACTGGTAGATCGTGTTGATCGGCAACTGCTGGATGCCGGTCGTGGCGTAGAGCTCCTCGGCGCCGACGACCGCCGACACCGCCTCGACCGCGCCCTCGGTACGCCGGTCGCGGTAGTGCACCGGATTGCCCAGCAGCGCGCCGCTGCGGTCGATCAGCCCGTAGTCGACCGCCCAGGAGTCGACGCCGACGCTGTCGACGGCGGCCCCGTCGCCCGCGGCCCGGCGGAGCCCGTCGAGTACGCCGCCGTAGAGCCGGAGGATGTCCC
Coding sequences within:
- a CDS encoding rhamnulokinase family protein encodes the protein MTSVVAVDLGAASARVVLGEIGRETLDLRELHRVPNEPVQVGNTLHWDILRLYGGVLDGLRRAAGDGAAVDSVGVDSWAVDYGLIDRSGALLGNPVHYRDRRTEGAVEAVSAVVGAEELYATTGIQQLPINTIYQLAAARGSAQLAAADTLLLIPDLIGYWLTGEIGAEVTNASTTQLFDLHRETWSDDLIGRLDLPAGIFPPLRRPGDRVGVIGGSAADETGLAVPVTAVGSHDTASAVVAVPARNERFGYISCGTWSLVGVELDKPVLSADSRAANFTNERGIDGTVRYLRNVMGLWLLQESQRTWRGAGQQTDVAELLAAAAAEPALRAVVDPDNPAFLAPGDMPARIAAACRRTGQPVPDRPAAVVRTIIESLALAHRVAIRAAQRLSGRAIDAVHMVGGGARNDLLCQLTADACDLPVLAGPVEATSIGNVLVQARALGAVGDLVDMRRLVAATHQVRRFEPKADERAWSSAAARAGLADP